Proteins encoded by one window of Arachis hypogaea cultivar Tifrunner chromosome 1, arahy.Tifrunner.gnm2.J5K5, whole genome shotgun sequence:
- the LOC112751204 gene encoding F-box protein SKIP23-like: MGDDIDGWANIHHDILKEIAEHFYSYDDFIQLRLVCKQWSLKLPEISSEILWLLVPEESSSTHIYEDEEIYHLMQLPIANEVPLDIQSLYEDEIHHLKLPEMQNKFIRGSFGGWLIVQDIYQQGSMYMLNAFTKVVHLDLPPISTFPDIIDYNPNNYGLEYTIRVLDDDDMDDYRRSSSWINRIWVWKVIINSCPSNDNEDFMAVAIYGPGCTLASYKPNDKRWLDLSTRKPSFHDVIFFGEKIYAVEERGQLYEFDTNTKSGPVGGIHEAKPPSDAAVGPYQLKYLVGCANGSLLMLVRHFTYRGLCTYKFDIYELKKNAKEWSRLDSLENCVLMIGLNSSVQMLPASIQTKGNQIYFTDNLIELKSMEDAELQDIGIFDLDDGSCQKLLSDVKFLCPPVWCYSSSFL; this comes from the coding sequence ATGGGTGACGACATTGATGGATGGGCAAACATTCATCATGACATCTTGAAGGAAATTGCGGAGCACTTCTATTCGTACGATGATTTCATCCAACTTCGTTTAGTTTGCAAGCAATGGAGCTTGAAACTTCCAGAGATCTCCAGCGAGATTTTGTGGCTGCTGGTACCTGAAGAATCTTCCAGTACTCATATTTACGAAGACGAGGAGATCTACCATCTCATGCAGTTACCTATTGCTAATGAAGTACCACTTGATATTCAGTCTCTTTATGAAGACGAGATCCACCATCTCAAGCTACCAGAGATGCAGAACAAATTCATCCGTGGTTCTTTTGGGGGATGGTTGATCGTCCAAGATATATACCAGCAAGGTTCGATGTATATGTTAAATGCGTTTACAAAGGTAGTCCATCTAGATCTTCCTCCAATATCGACTTTTCCGGATATAATTGACTACAATCCTAACAATTATGGCCTTGAATATACTATTCGGGTTTTGGACGATGACGATATGGATGATTACCGGAGGTCGAGCAGTTGGATAAATAGGATCTGGGTTTGGAAGGTTATTATAAATTCATGTCCTAGTAATGACAATGAAGATTTTATGGCAGTGGCTATATATGGACCTGGTTGTACATTAGCCTCTTACAAACCAAATGATAAGAGATGGTTAGATCTTTCAACTAGAAAACCGTCTTTTCATGATGTCATATTTTTTGGAGAAAAGATATATGCAGTAGAAGAACGTGGCCAGCTATACGAATTTGATACAAACACAAAGTCAGGGCCTGTAGGTGGTATTCATGAAGCCAAACCTCCCTCTGATGCTGCGGTGGGTCCTTACCAGCTTAAATATTTGGTTGGGTGTGCTAATGGAAGTTTATTGATGCTGGTGAGACATTTTACTTATCGTGGATTATGTACTTACAAATTTGATATCTATGAATTGAAGAAGAATGCAAAAGAATGGTCCAGACTAGATAGTTTGGAAAATTGCGTACTGATGATTGGACTCAACTCTTCTGTTCAAATGCTGCCTGCAAGTATTCAAACCAAAGGAAATCAAATCTACTTTACAGATAATCTAATAGAATTGAAATCAATGGAGGATGCCGAACTTCAAGATATTGGCATCTTCGACTTGGACGATGGAAGTTGTCAAAAACTATTATCCGATGTGAAGTTCTTGTGTCCTCCTGTCTGGTGTTATTCTAGCTCatttctttag